ATGGCATCGATGAGTTCGTCGGTGACCGCGGGCATGGCATCACGGATGAGTTCGGCCTCGAGGATGTCGCGGATCCGGAACACCTCGACGAGTTCGTCCAACCCGAGTTGCGCGACGCGATATCCGCTGTGCGGCACGTAGGTGATGTATTCCTCGGCCTCAAGGGTTTTCAGCGCCTCGCGAACCGGAATCCGCGACATGCCGAATTGCTCGGCCAGGCTCTCCTGCACGATCCAGCTGCCGGGCGCGAGTTTGCCACTGGTGATGTCGCGTCGCAGCGCTTCGGCCACCGCCTGCTGGGCGGTTTTGGGCCGGACGAAATCCGACCGCGCTCCAGTTGCGGAGTCGGACGCGACGGCGGTACGTCGGGTGGCTGTTCGCGGTGGCATCAGGTCTCGCTTTCGCTAATATTGGATACTCTATGCGATCACCAGGTCGCGATGCCAGATCGCCGCCTCTTTGCGGCGCGTCATCACTGCAGAGTTGACCGTCGAACGCTCAGATCAGCTCGATCGCCTCGGCGATCGACGGCAGCACCCGGCTGGGCCGGAACGGATAGCGTTCGATGTCCTCGACCGACGTCGAACCGGTGAGCACCAGGATGGTCTCCAGCCCCGCCTCGATCCCGGCCACCACATCGGTATCCATCCGGTCCCCCACCATGACGGTGTTCTCAGAGTGCGCCTCGATCCTGTTCAGGGCACTGCGGAACATCATCGGATTGGGCTTGCCGACGAAGTAGGGGTCGCGACCGGTGGCCTTGGTGATCATCGCGGCCACCGAACCGGTCGCGGGTAGCGGCCCCTCCGCGGACGGGCCGCTGACGTCCGGGTTGGTGGCGATGAACCGGGCCCCGCCGAGGATCAGCCGGACCGCTTTGGTGATCGCCTCGAATGAATAGGTGCGCGTCTCCCCCAGCACCACGTAGTCCGGGTCGATATCGGTCAGGGTGTAGCCGGCCTCGTGCAGCGCGGTGGTCAGCCCGGCCTCACCGATCACATAG
Above is a window of Mycolicibacterium boenickei DNA encoding:
- a CDS encoding GntR family transcriptional regulator, whose amino-acid sequence is MPPRTATRRTAVASDSATGARSDFVRPKTAQQAVAEALRRDITSGKLAPGSWIVQESLAEQFGMSRIPVREALKTLEAEEYITYVPHSGYRVAQLGLDELVEVFRIRDILEAELIRDAMPAVTDELIDAMREQMAVMDRAAAEADLIGVGLANRQFHFLTFEASRMARTKRIVTQLWNTADAYRPMYAHLMDLEQVNSEHVLLVDAMAARDVDRVVALNHQHRSHAIDHLHTVFGNQDPGA
- a CDS encoding HAD-IIA family hydrolase, producing MRPPAQCWLTDMDGVLVREEHALPGAAEFLQTLADKQRPFLVLTNNSIFTPRDLAARLARSGLIVPETSIWTSALATAAFLDDQQPGGSAYVIGEAGLTTALHEAGYTLTDIDPDYVVLGETRTYSFEAITKAVRLILGGARFIATNPDVSGPSAEGPLPATGSVAAMITKATGRDPYFVGKPNPMMFRSALNRIEAHSENTVMVGDRMDTDVVAGIEAGLETILVLTGSTSVEDIERYPFRPSRVLPSIAEAIELI